In Cryptomeria japonica chromosome 10, Sugi_1.0, whole genome shotgun sequence, a genomic segment contains:
- the LOC131055553 gene encoding UDP-glycosyltransferase 85A5-like, with the protein MTLRCIESAKGLFLVSNTFYELEIPIHNSFAKEDQVYSIGPLIPSDFLDTDCERFENKISTGFWTEEVECLSWLDKQHPKSVINIAFGSVAILNKKQLEEFALGLEATQRPFLWVLRCDLLNGEPAVLPSGFMERTKHLGCFVSWSPQLTVLSHPSIACFVTHCGWNSTLESITMGVPMICWPYFADQFIDRSFVVDEWRVGLALNANKKGIIEKDEVQETIERLLDGKEGAEIRERMSTLKNMARNVVREGGSSNINFRKFVNAMKTT; encoded by the coding sequence ATGACTCTTAGATGTATTGAAAGTGCAAAAGGGCTATTCCTTGTAAGCAATACTTTCTATGAACTAGAAATTCCAATTCACAATTCCTTTGcaaaagaagatcaagtctatTCTATAGGTCCCTTGATCCCTTCAGACTTTCTCGACACCGATTGTGAAAGGTTTGAGAATAAAATTAGCACAGGCTTCTGGACAGAAGAAGTGGAGTGCCTGTCGTGGCTAGACAAACAGCATCCGAAGTCTGTGATAAATATTGCATTCGGAAGCGTAGCTATTTTGAACAAAAAACAGTTGGAGGAGTTTGCGCTGGGATTGGAGGCTACTCAGAGACCATTTCTGTGGGTTCTGCGGTGTGATCTACTGAATGGAGAGCCTGCAGTGCTGCCTTCAGGATTCATGGAACGCACAAAACATCTTGGCTGCTTTGTGTCGTGGTCTCCACAGCTGACAGTCTTGTCCCACCCTTCTATAGCCTGCTTCGTCACGCACTGCGGATGGAATTCAACTCTTGAGAGTATCACCATGGGTGTTCCAATGATCTGTTGGCCTTATTTTGCAGACCAGTTTATAGACAGATCTTTCGTTGTAGATGAGTGGAGAGTTGGGCTGGCTTTGAATGCAAACAAGAAAGGGATTATAGAGAAAGATGAGGTCCAGGAGACGATTGAGAGATTATTAGATGGTAAAGAAGGTGCTGAGATTAGGGAAAGAATGAGTACGCTCAAGAATATGGCAAGAAATGTTGTGAGAGAAGGGGGGTCGTCTAATATCAACTTCAGAAAGTTTGTAAACGCCATGAAAACCACTTGA
- the LOC131055552 gene encoding UDP-glycosyltransferase 82A1-like codes for MGHSLNKKPIAVMVCFPAQGHINPMFQLAKKLAVEEGFSIVFVNTDYQHQRMVAANSHQKSNLVTEAKEIGIRLLSISDGLDLHESRNQFSKMTSSMESTCGPLLCKLIDEIQEEEGLDVTCLIVDFISASWVLEATKHLDVSRGVFWAALNATYSTFYHAPSLISSGIITSNGVLTEHRMVEYVP; via the exons ATGGGTCATAGCTTAAACAAGAAGCCCATCGCGGTTATGGTCTGTTTTCCTGCTCAAGGCCACATAAATCCCATGTTTCAGCTGGCCAAGAAGCTTGCAGTCGAGGAGGGATTTTCTATTGTGTTTGTTAACACAGACTATCAACACCAACGCATGGTTGCAGCTAATAGCCACCAAAAATCGAACTTAGTGACAGAGGCAAAAGAAATCGGTATTCGCTTACTTTCAATCTCTGATGGACTAGATCTCCATGAGAGTCGaaatcagttttccaagatgacgAGTTCAATGGAGAGCACCTGTGGGCCTTTACTGTGTAAATTGATTGATGAGATCCAAGAGGAGGAGGGGCTGGATGTTACCTGCTTGATTGTAGACTTTATTTCGGCTTCTTGGGTATTAGAAGCAACAAAGCACTTGGATGTATCAAGAGGTGTCTTTTGGGCAGCGCTCAATGCCACGTACTCTACCTTCTATCATGCTCCAAGTCTCATCTCTTCCGGAATAATAACTTCCAACG GTGTACTTACAGAACATCGTATGGTCGAATACGTTCCCTAA
- the LOC131055551 gene encoding UDP-glycosyltransferase 85A5-like, with the protein MGRTLNKKPLAVMVPFPAQGHINPMFQLAKKLAVEEGFAVMFVNTDYQHERMVGANNNKESSLVREAQEIGIRLLSISDGLGPHESRNQFSKMVRSMEATCGPLLCKLVDEIQEEEGLAVTCLIVDLISAYWVLEATQHLDISRAVFWTGLTASYSTFYHAPTLISSGIITSEGTPTDHRMVEYVPWAPQIHSSQFPWLLPGSEDQEFLFLMTLRCIESAKGLFHFTNTVNELEIPIHKSFAKEDQVYSIGPLIPSQFLDAQSERTMGTMSTGFWTEEVECLSWLDKQLAKSVIYVAFGSVAILNQTQLEEFALGLEATQRPFLWVLRCDLLNGEPAVLPSGFMERTKHLGCFVSWSPQLRVLSHPSVACFVTHCGWNSTLESITMGVPMICWPYFADQFIDSSFILEEWRVGLTLNANMKGIIEKREVQEIVERLLDSKEGAEISEKMSTLKNMVRTAVREGGSSNINFRKFVNAMKNT; encoded by the exons ATGGGTCGTACTCTAAACAAGAAGCCCCTTGCTGTTATGGTCCCGTTTCCTGCACAAGGCCACATAAATCCCATGTTTCAGCTAGCGAAGAAGCTTGCAGTCGAGGAGGGATTTGCTGTTATGTTTGTTAACACCGACTATCAACACGAACGCATGGTAGGAGCTAATAATAACAAAGAGTCGAGCTTAGTCAGAGAGGCTCAAGAAATCGGTATTCGATTATTGTCGATCTCTGATGGATTAGGTCCTCATGAAAGTCGAAATCAGTTTTCGAAGATGGTGAGATCAATGGAGGCCACCTGTGGGCCTTTACTTTGTAAACTGGTTGATGAGATCCAAGAGGAGGAGGGACTGGCTGTTACCTGCTTGATTGTAGACTTAATTTCAGCCTACTGGGTATTAGAGGCAACCCAGCACTTGGATATATCAAGAGCTGTCTTTTGGACAGGGCTTACTGCCTCATACTCCACCTTCTATCATGCTCCAACTCTTATCTCTTCCGGAATTATAACTTCCGAAG GTACACCTACTGATCATCGTATGGTCGAATACGTTCCTTGGGCGCCCCAAATCCATTCTAGTCAGTTTCCATGGCTCCTTCCAGGAAGCGAAGATCAGGAGTTTCTTTTCCTGATGACCCTTAGATGTATTGAAAGCGCAAAAGGGCTATTCCATTTTACCAATACTGTGAATGAACTAGAAATCCCAATTCACAAATCCTTTGCAAAAGAAGATCAAGTTTATTCCATAGGTCCCTTAATTCCTTCACAATTTCTTGATGCCCAATCGGAAAGGACAATGGGTACAATGAGCACGGGCTTCTGGACAGAGGAAGTTGAGTGCCTCTCATGGCTGGACAAACAGCTTGCGAAATCTGTGATTTATGTTGCATTCGGAAGCGTAGCTATTTTGAACCAAACACAGTTGGAGGAGTTTGCCCTGGGGCTGGAGGCCACTCAGAGACCATTTCTGTGGGTTCTGCGGTGTGATCTACTTAATGGAGAGCCTGCAGTGCTGCCTTCAGGATTCATGGAACGCACAAAACATCTTGGCTGCTTTGTGTCCTGGTCTCCACAGCTAAGAGTCTTGTCCCATCCTTCTGTAGCCTGCTTCGTCACGCACTGCGGGTGGAATTCAACTCTTGAGAGCATCACCATGGGTGTTCCAATGATCTGTTGGCCTTATTTTGCAGACCAGTTTATAGACAGCTCCTTTATATTAGAAGAGTGGAGAGTCGGGCTGACTTTGAATGCAAACATGAAAGGGATTATAGAGAAACGTGAGGTCCAGGAGATAGTCGAGAGGTTATTAGATAGTAAGGAAGGTGCTGAGATAAGTGAAAAAATGAGTACGCTGAAGAATATGGTAAGGACTGCTGTGAGAGAAGGGGGGTCGTCTAATATCAACTTCAGAAAGTTCGTAAATGCCATGAAAAACACTTGA